One window from the genome of Salvia splendens isolate huo1 chromosome 9, SspV2, whole genome shotgun sequence encodes:
- the LOC121749044 gene encoding LON peptidase N-terminal domain and RING finger protein 1-like isoform X1: MESSPATGFSLEGIDDVYDFPWQNEEGSSMSLERYGHLYDLMQRGNTAFREDRLDQAIELYSRANHIKPGDSIILSNRCAAYLRISQFLRSRSPSASEYRPLNGLDPTTHAGLALNDAEKVMNLHNNSAASYILKANALILLEKYELAQDVIRSGLQIDPQSNALSNLEKKIANTFLRRSHSNPQRTDDYDCTLCLKLLFEPITTPCGHSFCRSCLFQTMDRGNRCPLCRTILFISPRTCAISVTLNNIIEKSFPEEYAERKLEHLSLTNPGPDLLPLFAMDVILPCQKLQLNIFEPRYRLMVRRIMEGNRRMGMVVIDPSTGSVVDYACEVEITDCEPLPDGRFFLEVESRRRCCIIRNWDQDGYRVAEVEWVNDTYLPEGNERNDLLEMTNKAAVFVRQWMKEAQEAAQGDRIRLAELFKAEGLIPSTRDPERFSFWLATLTNRRPSERLELLRLRDTRERITRCLLFMKAEEQGCRLIWQ, translated from the exons ATGGAGTCTTCTCCAGCTACCGGATTCAGCTTGGAAGGGATTGACGATGTTTACGATTTTCCATGG CAGAATGAGGAAGGATCATCAATGTCGTTGGAGAGGTATGGCCATCTCTACGACCTCATGCAAAGGGGAAACACGGCATTTCGTGAAGATCGATTGGATCAG GCAATTGAATTATACTCAAGAGCTAACCACATTAAGCCTGGTGATTCTATTATTCTGAGCAACCGATGTGCTGCCTATCTCCG GATTAGCCAATTTCTCAGAAGCAGGTCTCCTTCGGCTTCAGAATATAGGCCATTGAATGGGTTGGATCCAACAACCCATGCTGGG CTTGCACTGAATGATGCGGAGAAGGTGATGAATCTACATAATAATTCAGCAGCCTCCTACATTCTTAAGGCTAATGCTCTTATTCTG TTGGAAAAGTATGAGCTGGCTCAAGATGTTATTCGCTCAGGCCTTCAGATTGATCCCCAAAG CAATGCTCTTTCAAATTTAGAGAAGAAAATAGCCAATACTTTTTTGAGGAGAAGCCATTCCAATCCTCAACGAACAGATGATTATGATTGCACTTTATGTTTGAAGTTACTGTTCGAACCAATCACAACTCCTTGTGGGCATTCTTTCTGTCGGTCATGCCTGTTTCAGACTATGGACCGAG GCAACAGATGTCCCCTGTGTCGTACTATTTTGTTTATTAGTCCCAGAACATGTGCAATCAG TGTCACATTAAACAACATCATAGAGAAGAGCTTTCCAGAGGAATATGCAGAGAGGAAGTTGGAGCATCTCAGTTTGACAAACCCTGGTCCTGATTTGTTGCCTCTTTTTGCCATGGATGTTATCCTACCGTGCCAGAAGTTACAGCTTAACATTTTTGAACCACGTTATAGACTTATG GTGAGGAGGATAATGGAAGGAAATCGCCGGATGGGAATG GTTGTGATTGACCCATCAACTGGTTCAGTCGTTGATTATGCATGTGAGGTGGAGATTACGGA CTGTGAGCCTCTTCCAGATGGACGTTTCTTTTTAGAG GTTGAAAGCCGGAGGAGATGTTGTATCATTCGAAATTGGGATCAAGACGG ATACCGTGTCGCCGAGGTTGAGTGGGTGAACGACACATATCTGCCAGAGGGAAACGAGAGAAATGAT TTGCTGGAGATGACAAATAAGGCAGCAGTTTTTGTTCGCCAATGGATGAAGGAGGCACAAGAAGCCGCACAAGGGG ATAGAATAAGGCTCGCGGAGCTTTTTAAAGCAGAAGGATTGATACCATCCACACGTGATCCCGAGCGCTTCAGTTTTTGG CTTGCTACATTGACAAACCGTAGGCCATCAGAGAGACTAGAGCTTCTTCGGCTTAGAGATACTCGGGAG AGAATTACAAGGTGTCTTCTTTTTATGAAGGCGGAAGAGCAAGGATGTAGGTTGATTTGGCAGTGA
- the LOC121749044 gene encoding LON peptidase N-terminal domain and RING finger protein 1-like isoform X2, with translation MESSPATGFSLEGIDDVYDFPWNEEGSSMSLERYGHLYDLMQRGNTAFREDRLDQAIELYSRANHIKPGDSIILSNRCAAYLRISQFLRSRSPSASEYRPLNGLDPTTHAGLALNDAEKVMNLHNNSAASYILKANALILLEKYELAQDVIRSGLQIDPQSNALSNLEKKIANTFLRRSHSNPQRTDDYDCTLCLKLLFEPITTPCGHSFCRSCLFQTMDRGNRCPLCRTILFISPRTCAISVTLNNIIEKSFPEEYAERKLEHLSLTNPGPDLLPLFAMDVILPCQKLQLNIFEPRYRLMVRRIMEGNRRMGMVVIDPSTGSVVDYACEVEITDCEPLPDGRFFLEVESRRRCCIIRNWDQDGYRVAEVEWVNDTYLPEGNERNDLLEMTNKAAVFVRQWMKEAQEAAQGDRIRLAELFKAEGLIPSTRDPERFSFWLATLTNRRPSERLELLRLRDTRERITRCLLFMKAEEQGCRLIWQ, from the exons ATGGAGTCTTCTCCAGCTACCGGATTCAGCTTGGAAGGGATTGACGATGTTTACGATTTTCCATGG AATGAGGAAGGATCATCAATGTCGTTGGAGAGGTATGGCCATCTCTACGACCTCATGCAAAGGGGAAACACGGCATTTCGTGAAGATCGATTGGATCAG GCAATTGAATTATACTCAAGAGCTAACCACATTAAGCCTGGTGATTCTATTATTCTGAGCAACCGATGTGCTGCCTATCTCCG GATTAGCCAATTTCTCAGAAGCAGGTCTCCTTCGGCTTCAGAATATAGGCCATTGAATGGGTTGGATCCAACAACCCATGCTGGG CTTGCACTGAATGATGCGGAGAAGGTGATGAATCTACATAATAATTCAGCAGCCTCCTACATTCTTAAGGCTAATGCTCTTATTCTG TTGGAAAAGTATGAGCTGGCTCAAGATGTTATTCGCTCAGGCCTTCAGATTGATCCCCAAAG CAATGCTCTTTCAAATTTAGAGAAGAAAATAGCCAATACTTTTTTGAGGAGAAGCCATTCCAATCCTCAACGAACAGATGATTATGATTGCACTTTATGTTTGAAGTTACTGTTCGAACCAATCACAACTCCTTGTGGGCATTCTTTCTGTCGGTCATGCCTGTTTCAGACTATGGACCGAG GCAACAGATGTCCCCTGTGTCGTACTATTTTGTTTATTAGTCCCAGAACATGTGCAATCAG TGTCACATTAAACAACATCATAGAGAAGAGCTTTCCAGAGGAATATGCAGAGAGGAAGTTGGAGCATCTCAGTTTGACAAACCCTGGTCCTGATTTGTTGCCTCTTTTTGCCATGGATGTTATCCTACCGTGCCAGAAGTTACAGCTTAACATTTTTGAACCACGTTATAGACTTATG GTGAGGAGGATAATGGAAGGAAATCGCCGGATGGGAATG GTTGTGATTGACCCATCAACTGGTTCAGTCGTTGATTATGCATGTGAGGTGGAGATTACGGA CTGTGAGCCTCTTCCAGATGGACGTTTCTTTTTAGAG GTTGAAAGCCGGAGGAGATGTTGTATCATTCGAAATTGGGATCAAGACGG ATACCGTGTCGCCGAGGTTGAGTGGGTGAACGACACATATCTGCCAGAGGGAAACGAGAGAAATGAT TTGCTGGAGATGACAAATAAGGCAGCAGTTTTTGTTCGCCAATGGATGAAGGAGGCACAAGAAGCCGCACAAGGGG ATAGAATAAGGCTCGCGGAGCTTTTTAAAGCAGAAGGATTGATACCATCCACACGTGATCCCGAGCGCTTCAGTTTTTGG CTTGCTACATTGACAAACCGTAGGCCATCAGAGAGACTAGAGCTTCTTCGGCTTAGAGATACTCGGGAG AGAATTACAAGGTGTCTTCTTTTTATGAAGGCGGAAGAGCAAGGATGTAGGTTGATTTGGCAGTGA
- the LOC121748411 gene encoding SNF1-related protein kinase catalytic subunit alpha KIN10-like: MEAGGAAADSFLRNYRLGKTLGHGSFGKVKLAEHVQTGHKVAVKIINRRLMGGPEMQEKVKREITICRMFVHPHVIRLYEVIETPTDIYVIMEHVTRGELFDYIVERGRLQEDEARHIFQQVISGVEYCHRNMIVHRDLKPENLLLDGKGNVKIIDFGLSNIMRDGHFLRTSCGSPNYAAPEVVSGKLYAGPEVDIWSCGVILYALLCGALPFDDENIPSLFKKIKSGMYTLPSHLSAGARDLIPRLLLVDPMKRITMHEIRQHPWFKKNLPRYLAVTPPNAMEHLKTLDEEIIQQVLRLGFERGQLIDSLQSRLQNDATVAYYLLLDKWSPISNRYLTANIQESPEIYSAAPSPDPNVQAFPIDLNSSPWIPRKKQWAVGIQSPARPGEIMTKILGALQGLNVRWKKVGHYNMKCLFTRGIQKLDSMATTNHMNDNHYVNGITSTGTNGSQQSSAVKFEIQLYKTNEVEYVLDLQRLSGPVFLFLDFCAYFMTRLEFISMFTDDNKFVTSM, from the exons ATGGAGGCTGGAGGTGCGGCTGCAGATTCATTTCTGAGGAACTATAGACTCGGGAAAACTCTTGGGCATGGTTCCTTTGGGAAGGTCAAACTTGCGGAACATGTACAGACCGGGCATAAGGTGGCCGTTAAAATCATCAATCGTCGGTTGATGGGGGGGCCTGAAATGCAAGAAAAGG TGAAAAGAGAAATAACAATATGCCGAATGTTTGTGCATCCACATGTGATCCGCCTCTATGAGGTTATAGAGACACCAACAGATATATATGTTATCATGGAGCACGTGACGCGAGGAGAGCTCTTTGATTATATTGTGGAAAGGGGCAGGCTGCAAGAAGATGAAGCTAGACACATTTTCCAGCAG GTTATTTCAGGAGTGGAGTATTGCCATAGGAACATGATAGTGCATCGTGACCTTAAGCCGGAGAACTTACTTTTAGATGGAAAAGGCAATGTGAAGATAATTGATTTTGGATTAAGCAACATTATGAGGGATGGACACTTTTTAAGAACAAGTTGTGGAAGCCCAAACTATGCTGCCCCTGAG GTTGTTTCTGGAAAACTTTATGCTGGGCCTGAAGTGGATATTTGGAGCTGCGGTGTTATTTTGTATGCTCTTCTTTGTGGGGCTCTTCCTTTTGATGATGAAAACATTCCCAGCCTCTTCAAGAAAATAAAG AGTGGAATGTACACTCTTCCAAGCCACTTGTCTGCTGGAGCTCGTGATTTGATTCCAAGATTGCTGCTGGTGGACCCTATGAAGAGGATAACCATGCATGAGATACGACAACATCCTTGGTTCAAAAAAAATCTTCCTCGATATTTAGCTGTCACGCCACCCAATGCAATGGAACATCTAAAAACG CTTGATGAAGAAATCATTCAACAAGTTCTTAGGTTGGGATTTGAGAGGGGCCAGCTTATTGACTCACTGCAGAGCAGGCTACAAAATGAT GCTACTGTTGCATACTATCTTCTATTGGACAAGTGGTCCCCCATTTCAAATCGCTACCTCACTGCTAACATTCAAGAGTCACCG GAAATTTATTCAGCGGCACCTAGTCCAGATCCTAATGTGCAAGCCTTTCCAATTGACTTAAATTCATCACCCTGGATCCCAAGAAAGAAGCAATGGGCTGTCGGAATTCAG TCCCCAGCACGTCCAGGTGAGATAATGACCAAGATTCTCGGAGCTTTGCAAGGATTAAATGTCAGGTGGAAGAAGGTCGGGCACTATAATATGAAATGCCTCTTCACTCGTGGCATTCAAAAGCTAGACAGCATGGCCACTACTAACCACATGAATGACAACCATTATGTTAATGGCATAACTTCCACCGGCACAAATGGGTCACAACAAAGTTCTGCTGTGAAGTTTGAAATACAG CTTTACAAAACCAACGAAGTGGAGTACGTGCTTGATCTACAGAGACTCAGTGGCCCTGTGTTCCTCTTCTTGGATTTCTGTGCCTATTTCATGACACGGCTTGAGTTTATTAGTATGTTTACTGACGACAATAAGTTTGTAACCTCCATGTAA